One stretch of Aquimarina sp. Aq107 DNA includes these proteins:
- a CDS encoding BatA domain-containing protein: protein MSFLYPTYLWALLGLLVPLVIHLWSKNEGKTIKVGSTKLLSESDSKQSRSIQLNEFFLLILRMLLIGVLVLLLAGFQMKKKSSTVPVTYIISPKLVDNEKVQTIIDTIEPGSSLRLLQTGFPELDPDEFELPNNTITNYWQLAREMETLQTDSIVVLTDTKIIGLKGARPEIAKNNTWISINTNESIEKVLQVSNKGDSLEIVSMTSDQHLTSFRKEWLDKKDTALSFNETKDSVFISSKENKKTIALTNAVVPKVMIIYTDSLQQQKKYVEASLNAISKYIKRTIDIEVRKKTEGITYSAYDLVVWLSTDPVPSTTTKLLAYKPDIYANTIIEPGSSNTVFYLTASLNRENSITKNVSERLLELFDFYRDIASDINTYDKRSIDISELEPVTSVEVTTKKSYQLLDISKWLWLLLAFGLIAERSIAKYRKQ from the coding sequence ATGTCTTTCTTGTATCCTACATACTTATGGGCATTATTAGGACTTCTGGTACCTTTAGTCATACATCTTTGGAGTAAAAATGAAGGAAAAACAATAAAAGTCGGAAGTACTAAATTATTAAGTGAATCAGATTCTAAACAATCAAGAAGTATTCAGTTAAACGAGTTTTTTCTACTAATACTTAGAATGTTATTAATAGGAGTTTTGGTGTTATTACTTGCAGGTTTTCAGATGAAGAAGAAATCTAGTACAGTACCGGTAACTTATATTATCTCACCTAAACTTGTAGATAATGAAAAGGTACAAACAATTATAGATACAATAGAACCTGGATCTTCCTTACGACTCTTACAAACCGGTTTCCCAGAGTTAGATCCTGATGAATTCGAATTACCAAATAACACAATTACGAACTATTGGCAATTAGCAAGAGAAATGGAAACACTACAAACGGATAGTATTGTAGTGCTTACAGACACTAAGATAATTGGGTTAAAAGGTGCGCGTCCCGAAATCGCAAAAAATAATACTTGGATATCGATTAACACCAACGAATCTATAGAAAAGGTATTGCAGGTAAGCAATAAAGGAGATTCTCTAGAAATTGTATCGATGACTAGTGATCAGCACCTAACATCTTTTAGAAAAGAGTGGCTGGATAAAAAAGATACTGCGCTATCCTTTAATGAAACTAAGGATAGTGTGTTTATTTCTTCAAAAGAAAATAAAAAAACCATAGCACTTACTAATGCAGTAGTGCCCAAAGTAATGATTATATATACAGATAGTTTACAACAACAAAAAAAGTATGTAGAAGCTTCCCTTAATGCGATATCAAAATATATAAAAAGAACTATAGATATCGAAGTAAGAAAAAAAACAGAAGGAATAACATATTCAGCATATGATTTAGTAGTGTGGTTATCTACAGATCCTGTTCCTTCTACAACTACTAAATTACTGGCATATAAACCAGATATATATGCGAATACAATTATAGAACCAGGAAGTTCTAATACTGTTTTTTATTTGACAGCATCATTGAATAGAGAAAATAGTATTACCAAAAATGTATCGGAACGATTATTAGAACTTTTTGATTTTTATAGAGATATTGCATCAGATATCAATACTTACGATAAAAGGAGTATAGATATATCAGAGCTAGAACCTGTAACTTCTGTTGAGGTTACTACTAAAAAATCATATCAGTTATTAGATATTTCAAAATGGTTGTGGTTGTTATTAGCATTTGGATTGATTGCCGAACGTAGTATTGCAAAATATAGAAAACAATAG
- a CDS encoding DUF58 domain-containing protein — MRQDYHQLLKPELIKSVSGLSLIARVIVDGYLSGLNNSRNVGAGMEFTQFRNYEPGDDLRLLDWKMLARSGRYYIKQSEVETNISIKFILDASNSMLHTEQELSKMDYARILVASLGYLSQNQGDAIGLFGLNEDRLYDLYPKIQKQHYNRFLLELTNIENKGKWPANPNASKSLHDRNHKELIFFVTDLYEHDKELISFIKRLKTPRNEVVVLHLMGNNELEFSYKGTVTFEDLETGAKLKIDTKTAKKTYLKALDSMISTTKDTLLINDISYHLFKLEDHIGEALRVFLKKRNKLS, encoded by the coding sequence GTGAGACAAGACTATCATCAATTATTAAAACCAGAACTGATAAAAAGTGTTTCTGGCTTATCGCTTATAGCGAGGGTGATTGTGGATGGGTATTTGTCAGGATTAAACAACAGCCGTAATGTGGGTGCAGGAATGGAGTTTACGCAATTCCGTAATTATGAACCAGGAGATGATCTAAGATTACTTGATTGGAAAATGCTTGCCAGATCCGGACGGTATTACATCAAGCAATCAGAGGTAGAGACTAATATTTCTATAAAATTTATTTTGGATGCTAGTAATTCTATGCTACATACGGAGCAAGAACTTTCTAAAATGGATTATGCCAGAATATTGGTAGCTTCATTAGGATATTTGTCACAAAATCAAGGAGATGCTATTGGGTTGTTTGGACTAAATGAAGACCGATTATATGATTTGTACCCAAAAATCCAGAAGCAACATTACAATCGCTTTTTATTAGAGTTGACTAATATAGAGAATAAAGGGAAGTGGCCGGCAAATCCAAATGCATCAAAAAGCTTACACGATCGCAATCATAAAGAACTTATTTTTTTTGTAACAGATTTATATGAGCATGATAAGGAGTTAATCTCCTTTATAAAACGTTTAAAAACACCCAGAAATGAAGTGGTGGTATTACACCTTATGGGAAATAATGAATTAGAATTTTCTTATAAAGGAACTGTTACATTCGAGGATTTAGAGACAGGAGCAAAGCTAAAAATAGATACAAAGACTGCTAAAAAAACATATTTGAAAGCTTTAGATAGCATGATCAGTACAACAAAAGATACCTTGTTAATCAATGATATTAGTTATCATTTGTTCAAATTAGAAGATCATATTGGAGAAGCCTTACGAGTATTCCTCAAAAAACGAAATAAACTGAGTTGA
- a CDS encoding MoxR family ATPase, whose amino-acid sequence MDKELVDIEQEVHILTEKLQQLRKEIGKVITGQEETIEQLLITFLAGGHALLEGVPGLAKTLMIRTLAQAIDLNFKRIQFTPDLMPSDIIGTEILEEDYSTGKKFFKFNKGPIFSNIILADEINRTPPKTQAALLEAMQEFEVTYSGKTYALDRPFFILATQNPIEQSGTFALPEAQQDRFLLYIKIGYPTETDETTILKNTTGAKKETLNKVISGEDIIRLQHLVREVPISDDLISFVSKVIRATRPETTTNSFVKEWVNWGAGPRAGQAMILTAKARALAQGRLSVTLDDLKHVAIPVLRHRVIVNFRAESEGITSDDVTHHLLDDIKVGA is encoded by the coding sequence ATGGATAAAGAGTTAGTAGATATAGAACAAGAAGTACATATTCTTACCGAAAAGCTTCAACAGCTAAGAAAGGAAATAGGTAAAGTTATAACAGGTCAAGAAGAAACTATTGAGCAGTTATTAATTACCTTTCTTGCAGGTGGACATGCCTTACTAGAAGGAGTTCCAGGTTTGGCAAAAACGTTAATGATTAGAACATTAGCCCAAGCCATTGATTTAAATTTTAAAAGAATTCAGTTTACGCCTGATTTGATGCCATCTGATATCATAGGAACCGAGATATTAGAAGAAGATTATAGTACAGGAAAAAAGTTCTTCAAATTTAATAAAGGGCCTATTTTTTCTAATATCATATTGGCAGATGAAATTAACCGTACACCACCAAAAACCCAAGCTGCTTTATTAGAAGCAATGCAGGAATTTGAAGTAACATATTCAGGAAAGACCTATGCATTAGACAGACCTTTTTTCATTCTTGCTACACAAAATCCTATCGAACAATCGGGAACATTTGCACTTCCAGAAGCGCAACAAGATCGATTCTTATTATATATAAAAATTGGTTATCCTACGGAAACTGATGAAACTACTATTCTTAAAAATACAACAGGAGCAAAGAAGGAAACCTTAAATAAAGTAATCTCTGGAGAAGATATTATAAGGTTACAGCATCTGGTTAGAGAAGTACCAATAAGTGACGATTTGATTTCTTTTGTGAGTAAGGTAATACGAGCAACAAGACCAGAAACAACAACCAACTCCTTTGTAAAAGAATGGGTTAATTGGGGTGCAGGACCACGTGCGGGACAAGCAATGATATTAACAGCTAAGGCAAGAGCATTGGCTCAAGGAAGATTATCTGTAACCTTAGATGATCTTAAACATGTAGCCATACCTGTTTTAAGACATAGAGTTATTGTCAATTTTAGAGCAGAGTCAGAAGGTATTACATCTGATGATGTTACACATCACCTATTAGACGATATAAAAGTAGGAGCTTAG
- a CDS encoding DUF4159 domain-containing protein produces the protein MSNKFFFTRLQYESGDWDVDQRMPSNLLNSLVEYTTLRVDTQERIISLSSDEIFKSPFCYISGHKLVQFTKKERENFKKYVNNGGFVFADDCNHDIDGLFSKSFVRQMGEIFGPDALKKIPNNHEIYKVFFEFEDGPPTTSQELNGWGDDIVHDYLKAIVINGRIGVLFSNKDYGCEWDYDFRNKRWYKIDNTRFGVNIVMYALTS, from the coding sequence TTGAGCAATAAATTTTTCTTTACACGATTACAATACGAATCAGGAGATTGGGATGTAGATCAGCGGATGCCTTCTAATCTATTAAATTCTCTCGTAGAGTATACTACTTTGCGAGTGGATACCCAAGAGCGCATAATTTCATTAAGTAGTGATGAAATTTTCAAAAGTCCATTTTGTTATATTTCTGGTCATAAACTAGTACAATTTACCAAAAAGGAAAGAGAAAATTTTAAGAAATATGTGAACAATGGAGGTTTTGTTTTTGCAGATGATTGTAATCACGATATCGATGGATTATTTTCTAAATCTTTTGTTCGACAGATGGGAGAGATTTTTGGTCCAGATGCATTAAAAAAAATACCGAATAATCATGAAATTTATAAGGTGTTTTTTGAGTTTGAAGACGGACCTCCAACTACATCTCAGGAATTAAATGGATGGGGAGATGATATTGTACATGATTATTTAAAAGCAATAGTTATTAATGGAAGGATAGGAGTTTTATTTAGTAACAAAGATTATGGTTGCGAATGGGATTATGATTTTAGAAATAAACGATGGTATAAAATCGATAATACCCGATTTGGAGTTAATATTGTGATGTACGCATTAACATCATAA
- a CDS encoding TldD/PmbA family protein produces the protein MAIYSKEEAKQIMEKALSFSTADACEVNLSGSESGNIRYARNTVSTAGHRSNQTLVVQSNFGKKSGTATIDEFDDESLKKVVKRAEELAKLSPENPEFMAPLGPQTYDKSITYKEATAKVSPEYRAEVANSSIEPAAAKNVTAAGFFNDSAGFSAMMNSSGLFAYNQSTNASFTVTMRSNDGTGSGWVTRDYNDISKFDAVEASNVAINKAVMSKEAKAIEPGKYTVILEPAASVGLLGNMAFAFNARTADEGRSFMSKEGGGTKMGEKIVDERVNIWSDPLNPEVPTGTWNGSGQPLKKTSWIENGVVKNLAYSRYWAEKKGVDPVPFPNGFIMQGGDASLEDLIKGTKKGILVTRLWYIRTVDPQTLLYTGLTRDGTFYIENGKIKHPVKNFRFNESPIIMLNNLETLGKQVRIDGNLVPYMKIRDFTFTSLSDAV, from the coding sequence ATGGCAATATATTCTAAAGAAGAAGCAAAGCAGATTATGGAAAAGGCGTTGAGCTTTTCTACTGCAGATGCTTGTGAAGTAAATTTAAGCGGAAGCGAAAGTGGTAATATCCGCTATGCTAGAAATACAGTGTCTACAGCAGGACACAGATCCAATCAAACATTGGTTGTACAATCTAATTTTGGAAAAAAATCTGGTACAGCCACTATCGATGAGTTTGATGATGAGTCATTAAAAAAAGTGGTAAAAAGAGCTGAAGAATTGGCAAAACTCTCACCAGAGAATCCAGAATTTATGGCTCCTCTAGGACCACAAACATATGATAAATCTATTACCTATAAAGAAGCTACAGCAAAAGTGTCGCCAGAGTATCGTGCAGAAGTAGCTAATAGTAGTATCGAACCAGCAGCAGCAAAGAATGTTACTGCAGCAGGATTTTTTAATGATTCTGCAGGTTTTAGTGCAATGATGAACTCTAGTGGTTTATTTGCATATAATCAATCTACCAATGCCAGTTTTACAGTAACCATGCGTAGTAACGATGGTACTGGATCTGGATGGGTGACTAGAGATTACAACGATATTTCTAAGTTTGATGCGGTAGAAGCCTCAAATGTAGCGATTAACAAAGCAGTAATGTCTAAAGAAGCCAAGGCAATAGAACCAGGAAAATACACGGTTATTCTGGAGCCAGCTGCTTCAGTTGGTCTTTTAGGTAATATGGCGTTTGCATTTAATGCACGTACTGCGGATGAAGGACGTAGTTTTATGTCTAAAGAAGGCGGAGGAACGAAAATGGGAGAAAAGATTGTAGACGAGCGAGTAAATATCTGGTCTGACCCATTAAACCCAGAAGTACCTACTGGAACATGGAATGGTTCTGGACAGCCATTAAAAAAGACAAGCTGGATAGAAAATGGAGTGGTAAAAAACTTAGCGTATAGTCGATATTGGGCAGAGAAAAAGGGAGTAGATCCTGTTCCTTTTCCTAATGGATTCATTATGCAAGGTGGTGATGCTTCATTAGAAGATCTTATCAAAGGAACAAAAAAGGGAATCTTAGTAACGAGATTATGGTATATCAGAACAGTGGATCCACAGACGTTACTGTATACAGGACTTACTAGAGATGGTACTTTCTATATCGAAAACGGAAAAATAAAACATCCAGTTAAGAACTTTAGATTTAACGAGAGTCCGATTATTATGCTTAATAACCTAGAAACTTTAGGGAAACAAGTACGAATCGATGGTAATTTAGTTCCTTATATGAAAATAAGAGACTTTACTTTTACCAGTCTTTCGGATGCAGTATAA
- a CDS encoding TldD/PmbA family protein has protein sequence MKRRDFIQYTGLGAGALMMPSLLLGNDIPAEALLSPGMDIAIKKRMADVALNTAKSLGASYADARIGRYLNQYVFTREDKVQNVVNTESFGIGIRVIVNGTWGFASTNSVTEDGIKKATDQAVAIAKANSKFQKEEVKLAPVKSHGEVSWKTPIKKDFKDVPVSEKVDLLLSANAAALENGANYVNSGLFMVNEQKYFASTDGSYIDQDVHRIWPTFTVTAIDKGTGKFKSRQAMSAPMGMGYEYMDGLASEKLKGPEGLNLYRKSYDILEDATLAAKQAKQRLTAKSVEAGKYDLVLEPNHLGLTIHESVGHPLELDRVLGYEANYAGTSFATLDKWKTKNFKYGSDIVNLVADKTQVGSLGAVGYDDEGVKTKKWDLVRNGVLTNYQAIRDQVHMIDQNESHGCCYSQSWNDVQFQRMPNVSLEPGKEKYSIDDMIKDVEKGIYIAGRGSYSIDQQRYNFQFGGTVFFEIKNGKIVGMLDDVAYQSNTQEFWNSCAKICDKDDYRMFGSFFDGKGQPSQVSAVSHGSSTTRFNGVNVINTGRKI, from the coding sequence ATGAAACGTAGAGATTTTATTCAATACACAGGATTAGGGGCAGGCGCGTTAATGATGCCTTCACTACTTCTGGGAAATGATATTCCTGCAGAAGCACTGCTTAGCCCAGGAATGGATATTGCCATTAAAAAACGAATGGCAGACGTAGCACTTAATACAGCAAAATCATTGGGAGCAAGTTATGCAGATGCCAGAATAGGTAGGTATCTAAACCAATATGTATTTACTAGAGAAGATAAAGTGCAAAATGTAGTTAATACAGAATCATTTGGTATCGGAATCCGAGTAATTGTTAATGGTACTTGGGGATTTGCATCCACTAATAGTGTTACCGAAGACGGAATTAAGAAAGCTACAGATCAAGCAGTAGCGATTGCAAAAGCTAATTCTAAATTTCAAAAAGAAGAAGTGAAACTGGCTCCTGTAAAATCACACGGAGAAGTATCTTGGAAAACGCCTATAAAAAAGGATTTTAAAGATGTTCCAGTTTCTGAAAAAGTAGATTTGTTATTATCTGCAAATGCAGCAGCATTAGAGAACGGAGCTAATTATGTTAACTCCGGACTTTTTATGGTAAATGAACAAAAATATTTTGCGTCTACAGATGGTTCCTACATAGATCAGGATGTACATCGTATCTGGCCGACATTTACTGTGACTGCTATCGATAAAGGTACAGGTAAATTTAAATCACGTCAGGCAATGAGTGCTCCTATGGGAATGGGATATGAATATATGGACGGATTAGCTTCAGAAAAACTAAAAGGTCCTGAGGGTCTTAATCTATATCGTAAAAGTTATGATATCCTAGAAGACGCAACCTTAGCAGCGAAGCAAGCAAAGCAAAGATTAACTGCTAAATCTGTAGAAGCTGGTAAATACGATCTAGTGTTAGAACCAAATCATTTAGGGTTAACAATCCACGAATCGGTTGGACATCCATTAGAACTAGATAGAGTGTTAGGATATGAAGCTAATTATGCAGGAACAAGTTTTGCTACTCTGGATAAATGGAAGACCAAAAACTTTAAATATGGTAGTGATATTGTAAACCTTGTGGCGGATAAAACTCAAGTAGGTTCCTTAGGAGCTGTAGGATATGATGACGAAGGAGTAAAAACAAAGAAATGGGATTTAGTACGTAATGGTGTATTAACAAACTATCAGGCAATCCGTGATCAAGTGCATATGATAGATCAAAACGAATCTCATGGATGTTGTTATTCTCAGAGTTGGAATGATGTACAATTCCAGCGCATGCCTAATGTTTCTCTAGAACCAGGAAAAGAGAAGTATTCTATAGATGATATGATTAAAGACGTAGAAAAAGGAATATACATCGCAGGTAGAGGTTCTTATTCTATAGATCAACAACGATATAATTTCCAATTTGGTGGAACTGTGTTTTTTGAAATCAAAAACGGAAAAATCGTAGGTATGCTAGATGATGTAGCATATCAATCTAATACACAAGAGTTCTGGAATTCTTGTGCTAAGATATGTGACAAAGATGATTACCGAATGTTCGGATCATTCTTTGATGGTAAAGGACAGCCTTCGCAAGTAAGTGCTGTATCTCACGGAAGTTCTACTACACGTTTTAATGGCGTGAATGTGATCAACACAGGTAGAAAAATTTAA
- a CDS encoding uracil-DNA glycosylase family protein: protein MDTLLSSISKCDVCAQKLELGPRPIVSANTRSKIVIIGQAPGSVVHKSGIPWDDKSGQNLRAWMGIDNDTFYNAEITALIPMGFCYPGKGKSGDLPPTKECAPLWHQKLLSNMKDVELILLIGTYAQQYYLGNKLKRTLTESVKNYKEYLPNYFVLPHPSPRNNIWQAKNEWFRKEVIPELKNSIKSILT, encoded by the coding sequence ATGGATACTCTTTTATCTTCAATTTCAAAATGTGATGTATGTGCTCAAAAATTAGAATTAGGTCCAAGACCTATTGTTTCTGCGAATACACGAAGTAAAATTGTAATTATAGGGCAAGCTCCGGGAAGTGTTGTTCATAAATCCGGAATTCCTTGGGATGATAAAAGTGGGCAAAACTTAAGAGCGTGGATGGGAATTGATAATGACACTTTTTATAACGCTGAAATTACAGCTTTAATTCCAATGGGTTTTTGTTACCCAGGAAAAGGAAAATCTGGTGACCTACCTCCTACTAAGGAATGTGCTCCATTATGGCATCAAAAATTACTAAGCAATATGAAGGATGTAGAACTTATACTACTAATTGGTACCTATGCACAACAATATTACTTAGGAAATAAACTTAAAAGAACACTGACAGAATCTGTAAAAAATTATAAAGAATATCTACCTAATTATTTTGTACTACCACATCCATCGCCAAGAAACAATATATGGCAAGCAAAAAATGAATGGTTTAGGAAAGAGGTAATTCCTGAATTAAAGAATAGTATTAAATCTATACTTACCTAA
- a CDS encoding DinB family protein — protein sequence MNSTDLSPKEYDEYYGRYIKKLSPQVSIIEGFEIGKDDVINFFESISPEKQEYRYDINKWSVKEVLQHLIDTERIFMYRCFRIARNDQTPLAGYDQNIYIDPSGANQKSMSELIGEFEIVRQSSISFLNSINDDQLMYIGNANGGDMSARAAAFTIIGHEIWHMDIIKERYL from the coding sequence ATGAATAGTACAGATTTGAGCCCCAAGGAATATGATGAATATTATGGTAGATATATTAAAAAGTTGTCTCCACAAGTAAGTATAATAGAAGGTTTTGAAATAGGAAAAGATGATGTAATTAATTTTTTTGAGTCTATTTCTCCGGAAAAGCAAGAATATCGATATGATATTAATAAATGGAGTGTCAAAGAGGTTTTGCAACATCTAATAGATACCGAACGTATATTTATGTACAGGTGTTTCCGTATTGCCAGAAATGATCAAACTCCTTTAGCGGGTTACGATCAAAATATTTATATAGATCCTTCGGGAGCAAATCAAAAATCTATGAGCGAGTTGATTGGCGAATTCGAAATAGTAAGACAAAGTTCTATTTCATTCCTAAATAGTATCAATGATGATCAGTTGATGTATATCGGTAATGCTAATGGAGGCGATATGTCAGCTAGAGCTGCAGCTTTTACCATAATTGGTCATGAGATTTGGCATATGGATATTATAAAAGAAAGATATTTATAA
- a CDS encoding YfiR/HmsC family protein gives MIDNLCSFLRAIFCGQYGVIMLFAWMTLFSNNKVTAQNTANEEVKRVQRAIFIYNFAQQVGWPEIDQIDTFRIGVLGPDRTIIDLKSMAQKREIFGKPVEISRFQFVKNIKDIQLLYVHNKYNYDINYILGKISGKNILLVTEDYFYNSSMINMVNVGNSFEYEINANRIKNENFQIASSLEQYAITSSQKWKGLFKTTEESLEKALDENEEQKVAIKDKEERIKQQEEKISNQAKAIDTIKGGITDRNRWIEKLSSESKIQEKKYEEKLLIEKELEKNIQDQVAFIKNQEKKIEASIQEIEKQQEYLEQQNEEIKEKEKILEEQRSEIENQKTINWSLIALISLILIGGIFVYRSYLNKKRLNAALETKNKEIHEQSLVLESKNKELEQFAYIASHDLQEPLNTISSFIGLISEDYGDSFDDIGKESLNFIKNASIRMKKLIDSLLEYSRLGRTRDFIKVDMNTVLVELKGDFTNILERTNAKIYSKKLPVVKGNPVELRLLLQNLVSNGIKFIEEDTIPEIHVEAIKKERKDEPSKRYWEFSVKDNGIGIPKIHQDRIFAIFQRLHSREKYQGTGIGLAHCKKIVESHNGEIWLESTEGKGTTFYFTIPE, from the coding sequence ATGATCGATAATTTATGTAGTTTTTTACGTGCTATTTTTTGTGGACAATATGGCGTAATTATGTTGTTTGCATGGATGACTTTATTTAGTAATAATAAAGTTACTGCCCAAAATACAGCCAATGAAGAGGTAAAAAGAGTACAGCGCGCAATATTCATCTATAACTTCGCACAACAAGTAGGCTGGCCAGAAATAGATCAAATAGATACTTTTAGAATTGGAGTACTAGGACCAGATCGCACAATTATTGATCTAAAATCGATGGCTCAAAAAAGAGAGATTTTTGGGAAACCTGTAGAAATTAGTCGTTTTCAATTTGTAAAGAATATCAAAGATATTCAATTGTTATATGTTCATAATAAGTATAATTATGACATTAATTATATTCTTGGTAAGATTTCAGGGAAAAATATATTGCTTGTGACAGAAGATTATTTTTATAATTCTTCTATGATCAATATGGTTAACGTTGGTAATTCTTTTGAGTATGAAATTAATGCAAACCGTATTAAAAATGAAAATTTCCAGATTGCTTCCTCATTAGAACAATATGCCATTACATCTTCTCAAAAATGGAAAGGGTTATTTAAAACAACAGAAGAATCTTTAGAAAAAGCATTAGATGAGAATGAGGAACAGAAGGTTGCGATTAAGGATAAAGAAGAACGAATAAAACAGCAAGAAGAAAAAATATCTAACCAAGCAAAAGCTATTGATACAATAAAAGGAGGTATTACAGATAGAAATAGGTGGATTGAAAAGCTATCAAGTGAAAGTAAAATACAAGAAAAGAAATACGAAGAAAAACTCTTAATTGAAAAAGAGTTAGAGAAAAATATTCAGGATCAAGTTGCATTTATTAAAAATCAGGAGAAAAAGATAGAAGCAAGTATTCAAGAGATTGAAAAGCAACAAGAATATTTAGAGCAACAAAATGAAGAAATCAAGGAAAAGGAAAAGATTTTAGAAGAGCAACGTTCGGAAATAGAGAATCAAAAAACGATTAATTGGTCCTTGATAGCTTTGATTTCTTTGATTTTAATAGGTGGTATTTTTGTATATAGAAGTTACCTCAATAAAAAGAGATTAAATGCTGCTTTAGAAACGAAAAATAAAGAAATACACGAACAATCTCTAGTTTTAGAATCAAAGAATAAAGAATTAGAGCAATTCGCATATATTGCTAGCCATGATTTACAAGAGCCTTTAAATACAATATCTAGTTTCATAGGGCTTATATCCGAAGATTATGGTGATAGTTTTGATGATATAGGAAAGGAAAGTTTAAATTTTATAAAAAATGCTAGTATTCGGATGAAGAAACTGATTGATTCTTTATTAGAATATTCTAGATTAGGAAGAACTAGAGATTTCATAAAAGTGGATATGAATACAGTCTTAGTAGAACTAAAAGGTGATTTTACTAATATTTTAGAAAGGACTAATGCTAAAATTTATTCAAAAAAGTTGCCTGTTGTAAAAGGAAATCCTGTAGAGCTACGATTATTGTTACAAAACTTGGTTAGTAATGGGATTAAATTTATAGAAGAAGATACAATCCCCGAAATTCACGTAGAGGCAATTAAAAAAGAAAGAAAAGACGAACCTTCTAAAAGATACTGGGAATTCTCAGTAAAGGATAATGGAATAGGGATTCCTAAAATTCATCAAGATAGAATTTTTGCAATTTTCCAAAGACTTCATTCTAGAGAAAAATATCAAGGTACCGGAATAGGATTAGCGCATTGCAAGAAAATTGTAGAATCTCACAATGGCGAAATTTGGTTAGAATCAACGGAAGGAAAGGGAACTACTTTTTACTTTACAATTCCCGAATAA